The following proteins are encoded in a genomic region of Acidobacteriota bacterium:
- a CDS encoding bifunctional metallophosphatase/5'-nucleotidase — protein MLIAALLAGALSASAERVTVTILQTTDLHGHLLPWDYQRAQPADDGLARVATRVAAIRKETPNVLLLDAGDTIQGTPIEFLHAKDPSKGADPMAEAMSAMRYDAMSVGNHEFNFGLAVLRKAQKESSFPWLSSNTRNVADGSAAFPEYLVKTVAGVRIGILGLTTPNIPNWEPARNRPGLRWEDPVDAAARLVPVLRGREKCDFVVALIHSGPEVDLKTGEPDGTEDENRVAALSKVPGIDLLLTGHTHRRIPLTRLNGVAMIQPGRWGDVLARVDVVFEKSGKRVKVADLTASLLPSDASVATDPAVAAIAAPHDAAARAYMETVVATAEEDFPGARARLEDTALLDFVNDTMREATGADLAMTSLLPGRSEGFKKGPIKVRNVYALYPYENQLVEIEVDGATLKACLEHAAEFYGAAQWTDGKLVLTPKEKMIPYNFDVVQGATYRIDPTAPVGSRVKALAYKGRPVQPSDRFTLAVNAYRAQGSGGYKALKGAKVVKEFPDEIRELLIDRLKKLGTVRPQTDHNWVVAPDAAWAPEAPRRAP, from the coding sequence TTGCTCATCGCCGCTCTTCTCGCCGGTGCTCTCTCCGCGTCGGCCGAGCGCGTGACCGTCACGATTCTCCAGACGACGGATCTGCACGGCCACCTCCTCCCGTGGGACTACCAGCGCGCGCAGCCCGCGGACGACGGTCTCGCCCGCGTCGCGACGCGCGTCGCCGCGATCCGCAAGGAGACGCCGAACGTCCTCCTTCTCGACGCGGGCGACACCATTCAGGGCACGCCGATCGAGTTCCTGCACGCGAAGGATCCCTCGAAGGGCGCCGATCCCATGGCGGAAGCGATGAGCGCGATGCGCTACGACGCGATGTCGGTCGGGAACCACGAGTTCAACTTCGGCCTCGCGGTCCTGCGCAAGGCGCAGAAGGAGTCCTCGTTCCCGTGGCTGTCGTCCAACACGCGCAACGTCGCGGACGGTTCGGCCGCGTTTCCCGAGTACCTGGTCAAGACCGTCGCCGGGGTCCGCATCGGGATCCTCGGCCTCACGACCCCGAACATTCCGAACTGGGAGCCCGCACGAAATCGCCCCGGCCTGCGCTGGGAGGATCCCGTGGACGCGGCCGCGCGCCTCGTGCCCGTTCTGCGCGGCAGGGAGAAGTGCGATTTCGTCGTCGCGCTGATCCACAGCGGCCCCGAGGTCGACCTGAAGACGGGCGAGCCGGACGGCACCGAGGACGAGAACCGCGTCGCGGCGCTCTCGAAGGTGCCCGGCATCGACCTCCTCCTCACGGGCCACACGCACCGGCGGATCCCGCTCACGCGGCTGAACGGCGTCGCGATGATCCAGCCGGGCCGCTGGGGCGACGTCCTCGCCCGCGTGGACGTCGTGTTCGAGAAATCCGGGAAGCGCGTGAAGGTAGCGGACCTGACGGCGTCGCTCCTGCCGTCGGACGCGTCCGTCGCGACGGACCCGGCCGTGGCGGCGATCGCGGCGCCCCACGACGCGGCCGCGCGCGCCTACATGGAAACCGTCGTCGCGACCGCCGAAGAGGACTTTCCGGGCGCGCGGGCCAGGCTCGAGGACACGGCGCTCCTCGACTTCGTGAACGACACGATGCGCGAGGCAACCGGCGCGGACCTCGCGATGACGTCGCTCCTCCCCGGGCGCTCCGAGGGGTTCAAGAAGGGTCCGATCAAGGTCCGCAACGTCTACGCGCTCTACCCGTACGAGAACCAGCTCGTCGAGATCGAGGTGGACGGGGCCACGCTCAAGGCCTGCCTCGAGCACGCCGCCGAGTTCTACGGCGCCGCTCAGTGGACGGACGGCAAGCTCGTCCTGACGCCGAAGGAAAAGATGATCCCGTACAACTTCGACGTCGTGCAGGGGGCGACCTACCGCATCGACCCGACGGCGCCCGTCGGCTCGCGCGTGAAGGCGCTGGCGTACAAGGGGCGACCCGTCCAGCCTTCCGACCGGTTCACGCTCGCCGTGAACGCCTACCGCGCCCAGGGCTCGGGCGGGTACAAGGCGCTCAAGGGCGCGAAGGTCGTCAAGGAGTTCCCCGACGAGATCCGCGAGCTCCTCATCGATCGGCTGAAGAAGCTCGGCACCGTGCGCCCGCAGACGGACCACAACTGGGTCGTCGCGCCGGATGCCGCCTGGGCTCCCGAGGCGCCCAGGAGAGCGCCTTAG